In Streptomyces ambofaciens ATCC 23877, a single genomic region encodes these proteins:
- a CDS encoding universal stress protein: MTEQHSQQFERGTDGPKVIVAGVDGSDSSLRAAAYAGGLARRQRALLAVVYVQPVLVAGASLGAPVAGTTDEIAEDLVAQIRDATERVKGIFDLRWEFHTFRGDPYNGLVKAADDLKADAVVVGASEQAGHRIVGSVAVRLVKAGRWPVTVVP; the protein is encoded by the coding sequence GTGACGGAACAGCACTCCCAGCAGTTCGAACGGGGCACGGACGGGCCGAAGGTCATCGTCGCCGGGGTGGACGGCTCCGACTCCTCGCTCCGGGCCGCCGCCTACGCGGGCGGTCTGGCACGGCGCCAGCGCGCGCTGCTCGCCGTGGTGTACGTGCAGCCGGTGCTGGTGGCGGGAGCGTCGCTCGGGGCCCCGGTGGCGGGGACGACCGACGAGATCGCCGAGGACCTGGTGGCCCAGATCCGCGACGCGACCGAGCGGGTCAAGGGGATATTCGACCTCCGCTGGGAGTTCCACACCTTCCGCGGCGACCCCTACAACGGTCTGGTCAAGGCGGCCGACGACCTGAAGGCCGACGCCGTCGTCGTGGGAGCCTCCGAGCAGGCGGGGCACCGGATCGTCGGTTCCGTCGCGGTGCGGCTGGTGAAGGCGGGGCGCTGGCCCGTGACGGTGGTGCCGTAG